In Flavivirga abyssicola, the following are encoded in one genomic region:
- a CDS encoding acyl-CoA thioesterase has product MFKSIKESQITISELMLPSHSNFSGKIHGGYILNLMDQIAFACASKHSRNYCVTASVNKVDFLNPIDVGELVTLKASVNYTGRTSMVIGVRVESENIQTGNKKHCNSSYFTMVAKDESGKNVPVPGIILDSEQSIRRFSRSITRQAQAKKRSNNFKASEFKMEDYIEILKDHNAKVEL; this is encoded by the coding sequence ATGTTTAAAAGCATAAAAGAATCTCAAATTACCATTTCTGAATTAATGTTACCATCGCACTCTAATTTTAGTGGAAAAATTCATGGTGGCTATATTTTAAACTTAATGGATCAAATAGCATTTGCTTGTGCATCAAAACATTCTAGAAATTATTGTGTTACGGCATCTGTTAATAAAGTAGATTTTTTAAACCCCATTGATGTTGGCGAATTAGTAACACTAAAAGCATCAGTTAATTACACAGGTAGAACCTCTATGGTTATTGGTGTTCGCGTTGAATCGGAAAATATTCAAACAGGCAATAAAAAACATTGTAACTCTTCTTATTTTACAATGGTAGCCAAAGACGAATCTGGAAAAAATGTGCCTGTACCTGGTATTATATTAGATTCAGAACAAAGTATTCGTCGTTTTTCAAGAAGCATTACCAGACAAGCACAAGCTAAGAAAAGATCCAATAATTTTAAAGCTTCAGAGTTTAAAATGGAGGATTATATAGAAATTTTAAAAGATCATAATGCTAAAGTTGAACTATAA
- a CDS encoding DUF3307 domain-containing protein — protein sequence MILLKLLLAHLIGDFFLQPQKWVKEKEKKKLKSPKLYIHILIHIILLIVLLWDISLWPFVLIISISHLIIDGLKLTLQNEKTKRLFFFIDQLLHILVIIGCYFFYSDNTFNLKPYITENNLLLLICLLFLTIPVSIIMKTIFLKWNISELTKNNDSLKDAGKYIGILERILVFIFIIAGHWEAVGFLITAKSVFRFGELKDRQLTEYILIGTLISFGISITTGIIYSVLI from the coding sequence ATGATACTACTTAAACTTTTATTAGCCCATCTAATCGGTGATTTTTTTCTGCAACCCCAAAAATGGGTGAAGGAAAAAGAAAAGAAAAAATTAAAATCCCCAAAGCTATATATACATATATTAATTCATATTATACTATTAATAGTATTACTTTGGGATATATCGCTATGGCCGTTTGTACTAATTATAAGTATTTCTCATTTAATTATTGATGGCTTAAAACTTACCCTTCAAAATGAAAAAACAAAACGATTGTTCTTTTTCATAGATCAACTATTACACATATTAGTGATTATTGGGTGTTATTTTTTCTATTCAGATAATACATTTAATCTAAAACCTTATATAACAGAAAATAACCTTTTGTTGCTAATCTGTTTATTATTTTTAACAATTCCTGTCTCTATAATTATGAAAACCATTTTTTTAAAGTGGAATATTTCAGAACTTACTAAAAATAATGATTCCCTTAAGGATGCCGGTAAATATATTGGTATTTTAGAGCGTATTTTAGTGTTTATATTTATAATTGCTGGTCATTGGGAAGCTGTAGGCTTTTTAATTACAGCAAAATCTGTTTTTAGGTTTGGAGAGTTAAAAGACAGACAGCTTACAGAATATATTTTAATAGGCACTTTAATTAGTTTTGGAATATCAATAACCACGGGTATTATATACTCTGTATTAATTTAA
- a CDS encoding transcriptional regulator: MISNTITSVITGDIIKSRAQVNPEIWIKVLKGALDYLSNDKAYWEIYRGDSFQIEIKDIRSSFIAALYIKASIKSIHGLDVRLAIGIGNKTYEGENVTESNGEAFIFSGETLETLKKEKQNLRIKTNYSEIDNELNLYFKLALITMDSWTTNSAEIVKLSIEKPDTLQSKLGKLIGINQNAVSSRQKRAHLDEIMELDHMYRQKIDTLI, encoded by the coding sequence ATGATATCGAATACAATAACAAGTGTTATAACGGGTGATATTATTAAGTCTAGAGCCCAAGTAAACCCAGAAATCTGGATAAAAGTACTTAAGGGAGCATTAGATTATTTAAGTAATGATAAAGCGTATTGGGAAATATATCGTGGAGACAGTTTTCAAATAGAAATTAAAGATATTCGTTCCAGTTTTATAGCTGCTTTATATATAAAAGCCAGTATAAAATCTATTCATGGTTTAGATGTGCGCTTAGCTATTGGTATTGGCAATAAAACTTATGAAGGCGAAAATGTAACAGAATCTAATGGAGAAGCATTTATATTTTCCGGAGAAACACTGGAAACATTAAAAAAAGAAAAACAAAACCTTCGGATTAAAACAAATTATTCTGAGATAGATAACGAGCTTAATTTATACTTCAAGTTAGCGTTGATAACCATGGATAGCTGGACGACCAACTCTGCTGAAATAGTTAAACTAAGTATTGAAAAGCCCGATACACTACAAAGTAAATTAGGTAAACTTATCGGCATTAATCAAAATGCTGTAAGTTCTAGACAAAAACGAGCGCACCTAGACGAAATTATGGAGCTAGACCATATGTACAGACAAAAAATAGATACTTTAATATGA
- a CDS encoding DNA recombination protein RmuC has translation MNDNLILIISILISAAIGGYLGILFTKLKSKSEKSTLEERQNQMHVTIDELKQNLGKVESEREEIRREKEFLNAKLTRKNTEYENLQQLNLKRDKEIEERQEQLRKDFELLATKILDEKSEKFTLQNKENIKNILSPLQEKIQGFEKKVEASQKESISMHSALKEQLLGLKDLNQQMTKEATNLTKALKGDSKMQGNWGELVLERVLEKSGLEKDREYFVQQSFTLDDGSRVLPDVVLHLPDSKKMIIDSKVSLTDYERLVNAEDDDKIPFLKAHVNSIKKHVDQLSEKNYQDLYDIESPDFVLMFIPIEPAFAVVVNEDNSIYNKAFEKNIVIVTPSTLLATLRTIDTMWNNEKQQRNAIEIARQAGALYDKFEGLVKDLTGVGKKIDAAKNDYSAAMNKLVDGKGNLVTSVEKLKKMGAKAKKALPEAIIKRAEEDN, from the coding sequence ATGAATGACAACCTTATTCTTATAATTTCTATACTTATTTCCGCAGCAATTGGCGGTTATTTAGGCATCTTATTCACTAAACTAAAAAGTAAAAGCGAGAAAAGCACGCTGGAAGAACGCCAAAATCAAATGCATGTTACGATTGATGAGTTAAAGCAAAATTTAGGTAAAGTTGAAAGTGAACGTGAAGAGATAAGAAGAGAAAAAGAGTTTTTAAATGCTAAGTTAACCCGAAAAAATACGGAGTATGAAAACCTGCAACAATTAAATTTAAAACGTGATAAAGAGATAGAGGAGCGTCAGGAACAATTACGTAAAGATTTTGAGTTATTAGCTACCAAAATATTAGATGAAAAGTCTGAAAAATTCACACTTCAGAATAAAGAAAATATCAAAAATATTTTAAGTCCTCTACAAGAAAAGATACAAGGTTTTGAGAAAAAAGTAGAAGCATCGCAAAAAGAAAGCATCAGTATGCATTCTGCTTTAAAGGAACAATTATTAGGCTTAAAAGATCTTAATCAACAAATGACTAAAGAGGCTACCAACCTAACCAAAGCCTTAAAAGGAGATAGCAAAATGCAAGGAAATTGGGGCGAATTGGTTTTAGAACGTGTTCTTGAAAAATCCGGATTAGAAAAAGACAGAGAATATTTTGTACAACAAAGCTTTACTTTAGATGATGGCTCCAGGGTCTTACCCGATGTCGTTTTACATCTTCCAGATAGCAAAAAAATGATTATTGACTCCAAAGTATCATTAACAGATTACGAACGTTTGGTAAATGCCGAAGATGACGATAAAATACCATTCTTAAAAGCACATGTTAACTCTATCAAGAAGCATGTCGATCAACTTTCGGAAAAAAATTACCAGGATTTATATGATATTGAATCGCCAGACTTTGTACTCATGTTCATTCCTATAGAACCAGCTTTTGCTGTTGTAGTAAATGAAGATAACTCCATATACAATAAAGCGTTCGAGAAAAACATTGTTATCGTAACACCATCTACCTTATTGGCCACACTTCGTACCATCGATACCATGTGGAATAATGAAAAGCAACAACGAAATGCTATAGAAATAGCTAGACAAGCTGGTGCCTTATACGATAAATTTGAAGGCTTGGTAAAGGATTTAACAGGTGTTGGTAAAAAAATTGATGCAGCAAAAAATGATTACTCTGCAGCTATGAATAAGCTAGTTGATGGTAAAGGTAACCTAGTTACAAGTGTTGAAAAACTTAAAAAAATGGGAGCTAAAGCTAAAAAAGCATTGCCAGAAGCCATTATAAAGCGTGCCGAAGAAGATAATTAA
- a CDS encoding ABC transporter ATP-binding protein, translated as MSNNNQHTVLKTQDLTIGYTSKKVKTTIASNISIELHKGELVGLIGANGIGKSTLLRTLTNVQYKLGGNIMINNTDLENYSNINLAKVLSLVLTEALGSKNLTVFELVALGRQPYTNWVGNLNEGDYQIINQCLLQTNIEDLKHKKCYELSDGQLQKVMIARALAQDTDLIILDEPTTHLDMYHKAYILKLLQKLAKDTNKTILFSSHEIDLAIQLCDTLIVMTKDSVITDQPCNLIEKGVFNDLFPKDLIVFDNKTGSFRVKK; from the coding sequence ATGAGTAATAATAATCAACATACCGTTTTAAAGACTCAAGACTTAACTATTGGTTATACTTCTAAAAAAGTAAAAACAACTATTGCTTCCAACATAAGCATTGAATTACACAAAGGGGAGCTTGTTGGTCTTATAGGAGCTAATGGTATTGGAAAGTCTACATTATTAAGAACACTTACAAATGTTCAGTATAAACTAGGTGGAAACATCATGATTAATAATACCGATTTAGAAAATTATTCCAATATTAATTTAGCGAAAGTACTAAGCTTAGTGCTTACAGAAGCTTTGGGATCCAAAAACCTAACTGTTTTTGAATTAGTAGCCTTAGGTCGTCAACCTTATACGAATTGGGTTGGAAATTTAAATGAAGGGGATTATCAAATTATAAACCAATGCTTGCTTCAAACAAATATTGAAGATTTAAAACATAAAAAATGTTACGAGCTCAGTGACGGTCAACTACAAAAAGTTATGATTGCTCGTGCTTTAGCACAAGATACCGATTTAATTATACTAGATGAACCAACCACACATCTAGATATGTATCATAAAGCTTATATCTTAAAACTACTTCAGAAATTAGCTAAAGACACCAATAAAACCATTTTATTTTCTTCTCATGAAATAGATTTAGCGATTCAATTATGTGATACTTTAATTGTAATGACTAAAGATTCAGTTATTACGGATCAACCATGTAATCTTATAGAAAAAGGCGTTTTTAATGACTTATTTCCGAAGGATTTAATAGTTTTTGATAATAAAACAGGGAGTTTTAGAGTGAAAAAATAG
- a CDS encoding FecCD family ABC transporter permease, whose product MPDTKTYKLSFIVLTLVLLLCFFANISLGSVFIPFQDVFNGLIGNPTENESWQYIIHEYRLPKAFTAIIVGSGLGVSGLLMQTLFRNPLAGPFVLGITSGSSLGVALVIMGASLFGGAFAGIFVSKWSIVIAASLGSFAVLLLVLIISNKVRDTMAILIIGLMFGSITSATVSVLSYFSSAEELKQYIFWGLGSIGNLTWDELFIFFIIYAIGIIVSLICIKALNTLLLGENYAKSLGLNLKTSRLLIIIATSLLAGTITAFAGPIVFIGLAIPHMTRQLFNTSNHKILLPAVFLFGAIVMLICDSIAQLPSSDLTLPINAITSLIGAPVIIWLLVRKRKMVF is encoded by the coding sequence TTGCCAGATACAAAAACATATAAACTGTCTTTTATAGTATTGACCTTAGTACTTCTTCTATGTTTTTTTGCAAACATTAGTTTAGGCTCAGTTTTTATTCCTTTTCAAGATGTTTTTAATGGTTTAATTGGAAATCCCACAGAAAATGAGTCCTGGCAATATATAATTCACGAATACAGATTACCAAAAGCTTTTACAGCCATCATAGTAGGGTCTGGTTTAGGAGTTTCTGGATTGCTCATGCAAACATTATTTAGAAACCCGCTCGCCGGTCCTTTTGTTCTAGGAATCACATCAGGTTCTAGTTTAGGTGTCGCTTTAGTTATTATGGGAGCCTCCCTTTTTGGTGGTGCATTTGCTGGAATATTTGTTTCTAAATGGAGCATTGTAATTGCTGCCAGTTTAGGTAGTTTTGCTGTATTGCTATTAGTTCTAATAATATCAAATAAGGTGAGAGATACCATGGCAATATTAATTATTGGCCTCATGTTTGGGAGTATTACTTCTGCAACAGTTAGTGTGCTCTCCTATTTCAGTTCTGCTGAAGAATTAAAACAATATATATTTTGGGGGCTTGGTAGTATTGGAAACCTCACATGGGATGAGCTATTTATTTTCTTTATAATTTATGCCATAGGTATCATAGTAAGTTTAATCTGTATAAAAGCATTAAACACCTTATTATTAGGAGAAAATTACGCAAAAAGCTTGGGGCTAAATCTAAAAACAAGTCGTTTATTAATAATTATTGCGACCAGTTTATTAGCAGGAACTATTACAGCTTTTGCAGGTCCTATTGTATTTATTGGTTTAGCTATTCCTCATATGACACGGCAACTCTTTAATACATCTAATCATAAAATATTATTACCCGCCGTTTTTTTATTTGGTGCTATTGTGATGCTTATTTGTGATAGTATTGCTCAATTACCATCAAGCGATCTTACCTTACCAATTAATGCTATAACCTCTTTGATTGGGGCACCTGTCATCATCTGGTTATTGGTTAGAAAACGAAAAATGGTGTTTTAA
- a CDS encoding ABC transporter substrate-binding protein: MRFLTLLVTYSILLSSCKQEKQQAAIPINKLEGTQEIISYAKGFSITNYKNHKRVVVNSAWPNSDKVFTYLLVNKGEKTPEHDINSKIIKIPIKTLVAVSTTNIPALEYLGVDNSLIGFPNTKYICSEKIRKRVDNGDIKELGNDLELNIELLLELNPDMVLGFSVNGVDKKLDQIEQLGVPVVLDGSWTEQHPLGRAEWIKFVAAFYNKEKEADSIFKTIETDYLKAKEAAKTVARKPTVMSGSTFKDIWSIPGGESFIAKYLEDANTNYLWKENDNNGSIQLNFENVLEKAQNAEFWIGAGNFDAKEDMLQGHKGYAFFNAYKNNQVYSYTKRKGAKDGLLYYELGTLRPDLILKDLIKIAHPELLNDYELFFFKRLE, from the coding sequence ATGCGCTTTTTAACTCTTTTAGTAACCTATTCAATTCTTCTTTCATCCTGCAAACAAGAAAAGCAACAAGCAGCAATTCCTATAAACAAATTAGAAGGAACCCAAGAAATCATTAGTTACGCTAAAGGTTTTTCTATTACGAATTATAAAAATCATAAAAGAGTAGTGGTTAATTCTGCATGGCCAAATAGTGATAAAGTCTTTACTTATTTATTAGTAAATAAAGGTGAAAAAACACCAGAACACGATATTAATAGTAAAATAATAAAAATCCCCATTAAAACTTTAGTTGCTGTTTCTACAACCAATATCCCAGCTTTGGAATATTTAGGGGTAGATAATAGTTTAATCGGTTTTCCTAATACAAAATACATTTGCTCTGAGAAAATAAGAAAACGAGTAGATAATGGAGATATAAAAGAGTTAGGTAATGATTTAGAGCTCAATATAGAATTGCTCTTAGAGTTAAACCCAGATATGGTACTCGGCTTTTCGGTTAATGGGGTTGACAAAAAATTAGATCAAATAGAACAATTGGGTGTTCCCGTTGTCCTAGATGGTTCCTGGACAGAACAACATCCTTTAGGAAGAGCTGAATGGATAAAATTCGTAGCAGCATTCTATAACAAAGAAAAAGAAGCTGATTCCATTTTTAAAACTATAGAAACCGATTATTTAAAAGCAAAAGAAGCAGCAAAAACAGTTGCTAGAAAACCAACAGTGATGTCGGGTTCTACTTTTAAAGATATATGGAGTATCCCCGGTGGTGAAAGTTTTATTGCTAAATATTTAGAAGATGCCAATACCAATTATCTTTGGAAAGAAAATGATAACAATGGTAGTATACAATTGAACTTTGAAAATGTATTAGAGAAAGCTCAAAATGCAGAATTCTGGATAGGTGCTGGGAATTTTGATGCTAAAGAAGATATGTTACAAGGCCATAAAGGGTATGCTTTTTTTAATGCCTACAAAAACAATCAAGTATACTCTTATACAAAAAGAAAAGGCGCAAAAGACGGCTTACTTTATTACGAATTGGGTACTTTACGACCTGATTTAATATTAAAAGATCTTATAAAAATTGCACACCCCGAATTATTAAATGATTATGAACTTTTCTTTTTTAAACGTTTAGAATAA
- the cobC gene encoding alpha-ribazole phosphatase: protein MEIYIIRHTTPNIEKGICYGQTDLNLASTFPEEFKTVKQQIPEGIYHIKSSPLKRCALLANYLGTHVFFDERLKELDFGDWEMKAWHNISEKTLNPWMKNFVNVRVPNGESYVDLASRVNTFFEDVIKSHDEEDLIIVTHAGPIRAFLSSVLNVPLEKSFNIKIQYGDVFHLRKEEDALTLISEIEV, encoded by the coding sequence ATGGAAATTTATATAATTAGACATACAACACCCAACATTGAAAAAGGAATTTGTTATGGGCAAACCGATTTAAACTTAGCAAGTACGTTTCCTGAAGAATTTAAAACGGTTAAACAACAAATTCCTGAAGGTATCTATCATATAAAAAGTAGTCCATTAAAACGCTGTGCATTATTAGCAAATTACCTAGGGACTCATGTTTTTTTTGATGAGCGTTTAAAAGAACTTGATTTTGGAGATTGGGAAATGAAAGCATGGCATAATATTTCTGAAAAAACATTAAATCCATGGATGAAAAACTTTGTAAATGTTAGAGTTCCTAATGGAGAATCTTATGTTGATTTGGCATCAAGAGTAAATACTTTCTTTGAAGACGTCATAAAATCACATGACGAGGAAGATTTGATAATAGTCACTCACGCTGGTCCAATAAGAGCCTTTCTTTCATCTGTTTTAAATGTTCCTTTAGAAAAATCATTTAATATTAAAATTCAATATGGTGATGTTTTTCATCTTAGAAAAGAGGAAGATGCATTAACGCTTATTTCTGAAATTGAAGTATAG
- a CDS encoding adenosylcobinamide-GDP ribazoletransferase, with translation MKKELQIFLTAIMFFTRIPCPKWVDHNPEYLSKSAKYFSLIGIIVGSIGALVFYGFSFIFSTEIALLLSMIATIYTTGAFHEDGFADVCDGFGGGWTKEKILLIMKDSRLGTYGVSGLILILAIKFSALREVPLYFIPITIIAGHSLSRFIATTLIYTHPYVRDTDDSKAKPAAKNITINMLLVSAVFGIAPLLFFNKPLIFIAIIPCYLAKAYLGIKFKKWLGGQTGDCAGAVQQLCEVVFYLSVIALWKFI, from the coding sequence ATGAAAAAAGAACTTCAAATTTTCTTAACGGCTATCATGTTTTTCACAAGAATCCCTTGTCCAAAATGGGTTGATCATAACCCCGAATACCTTTCAAAAAGCGCTAAATACTTTTCATTAATTGGTATTATTGTTGGTAGCATAGGCGCTTTAGTATTTTATGGGTTTTCTTTTATTTTTTCTACAGAAATAGCCCTTTTATTAAGTATGATTGCGACCATATACACAACCGGAGCATTTCATGAAGACGGTTTTGCAGATGTTTGTGACGGTTTTGGAGGCGGATGGACCAAGGAAAAAATTCTCCTCATTATGAAAGATTCCCGTTTAGGAACCTATGGAGTCTCTGGATTAATTTTAATACTTGCTATTAAATTTTCAGCACTAAGGGAAGTTCCTCTTTATTTTATTCCAATAACCATAATTGCTGGGCATAGCTTAAGTAGGTTTATAGCAACTACATTAATTTACACTCATCCTTATGTTCGAGATACTGACGATAGCAAAGCAAAACCAGCCGCAAAAAATATTACTATAAATATGCTTCTTGTTAGTGCTGTTTTTGGTATAGCCCCTTTATTATTTTTTAATAAACCTTTAATTTTTATAGCTATTATCCCTTGTTATTTAGCTAAAGCCTATCTAGGTATTAAATTTAAGAAATGGTTGGGTGGGCAAACAGGAGATTGCGCTGGAGCTGTTCAACAATTATGTGAAGTTGTGTTTTATTTAAGTGTTATAGCGCTATGGAAATTTATATAA
- the cobT gene encoding nicotinate-nucleotide--dimethylbenzimidazole phosphoribosyltransferase, with the protein MIHNISSINNSELKLELQKKINLKTKPLGALGLLEDLALKIGCIQDTLNPKISNPSIIVFAGDHGIASKGEVNPFPQEVTAQMVYNFVNGGAAINIFSNTNNLNLKIVDAGVNHTFPKTLDIINAKIDFGTKNYQNEPAMTLEQCEKAFNKSDDIISKLKDEGTNTIGLGEMGISNTSSAALLMAYFTETPITECVGAGTGLNSEGINKKQQILSEVYKKYNPQNAIEALSIFGGFEIAMLCGAILKAAELKMIIVIDGFIVTAALLAAQAINKNVLDYCVFAHNSNEKGHIKMLEFLNIKPLLSLGLRLGEGTGAALAIPLLKASVNFLNDMASFDAAGVSEETKDPLV; encoded by the coding sequence ATGATACACAATATATCTTCTATAAATAATTCTGAATTAAAACTTGAGCTTCAAAAGAAAATTAACCTTAAAACGAAACCTTTAGGGGCATTAGGGCTTTTAGAGGATTTAGCTTTAAAAATTGGGTGTATTCAAGATACATTAAATCCAAAAATTTCAAACCCCTCTATTATTGTTTTCGCAGGCGATCATGGTATTGCCTCCAAAGGAGAAGTAAATCCTTTTCCACAAGAAGTAACGGCTCAAATGGTTTATAATTTTGTTAATGGTGGCGCAGCCATAAATATTTTTAGCAATACTAATAATCTAAACTTAAAAATAGTTGATGCAGGAGTCAATCATACATTTCCAAAGACTCTTGATATTATTAATGCTAAAATTGATTTTGGCACTAAAAACTATCAAAATGAGCCTGCTATGACATTAGAACAATGCGAAAAAGCTTTTAATAAAAGTGATGATATTATTTCTAAACTTAAGGATGAAGGTACAAATACCATTGGTCTTGGAGAAATGGGAATTAGTAACACATCTTCAGCTGCGTTATTAATGGCTTATTTTACAGAAACACCTATTACAGAATGTGTGGGTGCAGGTACTGGATTAAATAGTGAAGGCATTAATAAGAAGCAACAAATCTTGTCTGAAGTTTATAAAAAATATAATCCTCAAAATGCCATCGAAGCACTTTCCATTTTTGGTGGTTTTGAAATAGCTATGCTTTGCGGTGCTATTTTAAAAGCTGCTGAACTAAAAATGATCATAGTCATTGATGGATTTATAGTAACTGCTGCCCTGCTAGCTGCGCAAGCTATAAATAAAAATGTTTTAGACTATTGTGTATTTGCTCATAATTCAAATGAAAAAGGGCATATAAAAATGTTAGAGTTTTTAAATATAAAACCCTTATTATCTTTAGGCTTAAGATTAGGTGAAGGTACAGGTGCTGCATTAGCAATACCATTATTAAAAGCATCAGTAAATTTTTTAAATGATATGGCTAGTTTTGATGCTGCTGGTGTAAGCGAAGAAACTAAAGATCCTTTAGTTTGA
- a CDS encoding bifunctional adenosylcobinamide kinase/adenosylcobinamide-phosphate guanylyltransferase, producing MIFYITGGERSGKSSYAQNLALSLSNTPKYIATSRIWDDDHRKRVDRHIADRDERWTSVEEEKILSKMITPKDVVVIDCVTLWLTNFFVDTKNDIEKSLELAKTEFNKLLPLDATIIIISNEIGMGVHAQTEIGRKFTELQGWMNQHIAKHADKATMMVSGIPLTLK from the coding sequence ATGATTTTTTACATAACAGGAGGCGAACGCTCAGGAAAAAGTAGCTACGCACAAAACTTAGCACTATCTCTTTCTAATACCCCTAAATACATTGCAACATCTCGAATTTGGGACGATGATCATAGAAAGCGAGTTGATAGGCATATTGCTGATAGAGACGAAAGGTGGACATCTGTTGAAGAAGAAAAAATCCTTTCTAAAATGATAACTCCTAAAGATGTTGTTGTTATTGATTGTGTCACATTATGGCTCACAAATTTCTTTGTAGATACCAAAAATGATATCGAAAAAAGCTTAGAATTAGCGAAAACTGAATTTAACAAATTACTCCCTTTAGATGCTACGATCATTATAATTTCCAATGAAATAGGTATGGGAGTGCACGCACAAACTGAAATAGGTAGAAAATTCACAGAACTTCAAGGTTGGATGAATCAACACATTGCTAAGCACGCCGATAAAGCAACTATGATGGTATCAGGAATTCCTTTAACTTTAAAATAA